The following proteins are co-located in the Sporosarcina pasteurii genome:
- the nagE gene encoding N-acetylglucosamine-specific PTS transporter subunit IIBC → MMKYLQNLGRSLMLPVAVLPAAAILMGIGYWIDPSGWGSGNVLAAFLIKAGGSIIDHMSILFAVGVALGMSKDKDGSAALSGLVAFLVVTTLLSTDTVAMLLSIDAEAVNPAFEKIANQFIGIVSGLVAATMYNRFSHVQLPDALAFFSGKRLVPIVTAATMLVASAALFFIWPMIYTGLVNFGEVISGLGATGAGLYGFFNRLLIPTGLHHALNSVFWFDVAGINDIGNFWGSQGTKGITGMYQAGFFPIMMFGLPAAGLAMYHTAKTKRKKQAASLMLAAGFAAFFTGVTEPLEFAFMFLAPALYVVHAALTGLSLFIAASFQWTAGFGFSAGFVDYFLSLKIPIANQPLMLVVQGLGFAVVYYFLFRFLIVKFDLKTPGREDDEDIVEEAEDKNFTGNKFTSMATIIYDGLGGDANVTAVDHCATRLRVEVKDMSVVNQNKIKSSGVPGIHVVGSNSIQVIVGTNVQFVADEMNKIRKK, encoded by the coding sequence ATGATGAAGTATCTCCAAAATCTAGGTCGCTCGTTAATGTTACCCGTGGCAGTATTACCTGCGGCCGCGATTTTAATGGGAATTGGGTATTGGATTGACCCTTCTGGTTGGGGATCAGGCAACGTACTCGCCGCTTTCTTAATTAAAGCCGGAGGTTCAATCATTGACCATATGTCGATTCTTTTTGCAGTCGGGGTAGCGCTTGGAATGTCTAAGGATAAGGATGGATCAGCTGCATTAAGTGGACTTGTTGCCTTTTTAGTTGTGACAACTTTATTGTCAACAGATACAGTCGCGATGCTATTGTCGATTGATGCAGAAGCTGTAAATCCTGCATTCGAGAAAATTGCAAACCAATTTATTGGGATTGTTTCAGGGCTTGTTGCTGCAACAATGTATAACCGATTTAGTCATGTACAATTACCTGATGCCCTCGCCTTCTTTAGTGGAAAACGTTTAGTTCCGATTGTGACAGCTGCTACTATGCTTGTTGCTTCAGCGGCATTATTTTTCATATGGCCTATGATTTATACTGGACTGGTCAATTTTGGTGAAGTGATTAGTGGACTAGGTGCGACTGGTGCAGGATTATACGGATTCTTTAACCGCCTTCTGATTCCTACTGGATTACATCATGCGTTAAACTCTGTATTCTGGTTTGATGTTGCAGGCATCAATGACATCGGAAACTTCTGGGGTAGTCAGGGGACAAAAGGGATTACAGGCATGTACCAAGCTGGTTTCTTTCCAATTATGATGTTTGGATTACCAGCTGCAGGTCTGGCTATGTATCATACCGCGAAAACAAAACGTAAAAAACAAGCGGCTTCTTTAATGTTAGCAGCGGGTTTTGCGGCATTCTTTACAGGTGTGACAGAACCGCTTGAGTTCGCATTTATGTTTTTGGCGCCGGCTCTTTATGTTGTACACGCAGCTTTAACAGGTCTCTCTTTATTTATCGCCGCATCTTTCCAATGGACAGCAGGATTTGGGTTTAGCGCTGGTTTTGTTGACTATTTCTTAAGTTTAAAAATTCCAATCGCGAACCAACCGCTCATGCTAGTTGTTCAAGGTTTAGGATTTGCAGTTGTTTACTATTTCTTATTCCGATTCCTCATTGTGAAATTCGACTTGAAAACACCCGGTCGAGAAGATGATGAAGACATCGTGGAGGAAGCGGAAGATAAAAATTTTACAGGTAATAAATTTACAAGTATGGCGACAATCATTTACGACGGCTTAGGCGGAGATGCAAACGTCACTGCAGTTGACCACTGTGCGACACGATTACGTGTTGAAGTAAAAGATATGAGCGTCGTTAATCAAAACAAAATTAAAAGTTCAGGTGTACCAGGCATTCATGTTGTTGGATCAAATAGCATCCAAGTCATCGTCGGAACAAACGTACAATTTGTAGCCGATGAAATGAACAAAATTCGAAAAAAATGA
- a CDS encoding YfhE family protein, producing the protein MTNEKKAPKNPMTDKDNGLSSTQEVTYQDEFKKANRTANRENKNK; encoded by the coding sequence TTGACGAATGAAAAGAAAGCACCAAAAAATCCAATGACCGATAAAGATAACGGATTAAGTTCCACACAAGAAGTAACCTACCAAGACGAATTTAAAAAAGCTAATCGCACTGCAAATCGAGAGAATAAAAATAAATAA
- a CDS encoding M14 family zinc carboxypeptidase, whose translation MKKSLLALSMAGAMMLSVTPVVDAVGNGPNYGGNETVNTSILHTYDELSDFLQKEHAKQQDMELEVIGQTVKGRDLYLVKYMKNRDNPTILFLTQQHGNEQLTTEGALEFVKHLGTGKMKGVTDDVNILIVPMLNADGAMGDVDFSLDDYVASGDRNLTRYNALGIDLNRDHITKIQPETKALHDNVMRKYDIDYMIDLHHQGTQSAIDNEYVSGSILYPTTPNVDEDVVLKSKQLGAVVYDAIEAKGWGHLGKYNGGSAETISRNGIAVEYGISTLLFEMRGMSDHFYESYVLGQKSNGYLIKQTITTLDATVRAIADRSIETKDVSFWDTLPFQTNRTTE comes from the coding sequence ATGAAGAAATCGTTACTCGCATTGTCAATGGCAGGAGCCATGATGCTAAGTGTCACTCCAGTAGTAGATGCTGTTGGAAATGGACCAAATTACGGCGGCAATGAAACAGTAAACACGTCGATTTTGCACACATATGATGAACTTTCGGACTTCCTGCAAAAGGAACATGCGAAACAACAGGATATGGAACTAGAAGTCATTGGTCAAACTGTGAAGGGAAGAGACTTGTACCTCGTCAAATATATGAAAAACCGTGACAATCCGACCATCCTTTTCTTAACACAACAGCACGGTAATGAGCAATTGACAACTGAAGGGGCACTTGAATTCGTCAAACATCTTGGTACTGGTAAAATGAAAGGCGTTACAGATGATGTTAATATTCTTATAGTACCGATGCTAAATGCGGACGGTGCGATGGGAGACGTTGATTTTTCTCTTGATGATTACGTAGCAAGCGGGGATCGGAACCTTACCCGTTATAATGCGCTTGGCATCGACTTAAACAGAGACCATATTACGAAGATTCAACCTGAAACAAAAGCTTTGCACGACAATGTGATGCGGAAGTATGACATTGACTATATGATTGATTTGCACCACCAAGGTACACAAAGTGCGATCGACAATGAATACGTTTCAGGTTCAATTCTTTACCCAACGACGCCAAATGTAGATGAAGACGTTGTACTGAAATCGAAACAGCTTGGTGCAGTCGTCTATGATGCGATTGAAGCAAAAGGTTGGGGACATTTAGGTAAATATAACGGCGGTTCTGCTGAAACAATTAGTCGAAACGGGATTGCGGTCGAATACGGAATCTCTACACTGCTTTTTGAGATGCGGGGTATGTCTGACCATTTCTACGAATCTTATGTATTAGGACAAAAGAGTAATGGCTATTTAATTAAACAAACAATTACAACACTTGACGCAACGGTACGTGCAATTGCAGATCGTTCCATCGAAACAAAAGACGTTTCTTTCTGGGATACGCTTCCGTTCCAAACAAATCGTACAACGGAATAG
- a CDS encoding M14 family zinc carboxypeptidase — MKKLGSMIGILALSASLALPVYAAESPAQETHHHEYSISGFTNYSELQHQLQQIEQSSKGIVEVEVVGQSNQGRDIYKATVGTGDKVILIQSEIHGNEKTGTVAILNMLENLSSNSKQAREIREEVTLVFMPMMNPDASEGDKRRNSMTWNEVLVNFPQLEGASPAWNYLDRGISQSFDYGKNPGFDVNRDFNPDLNYVPEAKDFPGRSNEPGWFITPEAQTARDVYKSLQDEHGKVDAFIDIHHQGMYYVAGTADEVTLSLSAQFVPDPNTPAGEKYAQYKDNYNYDFSRQLNVAAYNELQSYGNSPFTNVSLYSQGLDLPGTALGTYALNGSGTVLFEVRGQTQMMGQKESGRLIKAVERGLTGIISAVADGSVEELNPEDYEKIPRTSSRATN, encoded by the coding sequence ATGAAGAAACTTGGAAGTATGATTGGTATTTTAGCGCTTAGCGCGAGTCTTGCTTTGCCCGTATATGCGGCGGAAAGTCCAGCTCAGGAAACCCATCACCATGAGTATTCGATTTCAGGGTTTACGAATTACAGTGAACTACAACATCAACTTCAACAGATTGAGCAGTCTAGCAAAGGGATTGTTGAAGTGGAAGTGGTCGGCCAGTCCAATCAAGGTCGAGATATTTATAAAGCGACGGTCGGGACTGGTGATAAAGTGATTCTTATTCAAAGTGAGATCCACGGGAATGAAAAGACCGGAACTGTTGCAATCCTTAACATGTTGGAAAACCTTTCTAGTAACTCAAAGCAAGCGAGAGAAATTCGCGAGGAAGTAACGTTGGTATTCATGCCGATGATGAATCCGGATGCTTCTGAAGGAGATAAAAGAAGAAATAGTATGACGTGGAATGAAGTGCTTGTGAACTTCCCGCAACTTGAAGGTGCATCACCAGCTTGGAACTACTTAGATCGCGGCATCAGTCAAAGTTTTGATTATGGTAAGAATCCAGGATTTGATGTAAACCGTGACTTTAATCCAGATCTCAATTATGTACCAGAGGCGAAAGACTTTCCAGGTCGCTCAAATGAGCCAGGGTGGTTCATCACGCCTGAAGCACAAACAGCAAGGGATGTATATAAATCATTGCAAGATGAACATGGCAAAGTAGATGCGTTCATCGATATTCACCATCAAGGAATGTACTATGTTGCGGGTACAGCTGACGAAGTGACACTTTCCTTATCTGCGCAGTTTGTACCGGACCCGAATACACCGGCAGGCGAGAAGTACGCCCAATATAAAGACAATTACAATTACGATTTTTCGAGGCAGTTAAACGTTGCCGCTTATAATGAGTTGCAGTCTTATGGAAACTCACCATTTACGAACGTCTCGCTTTATTCACAAGGGCTAGATCTTCCTGGGACGGCTCTTGGAACCTATGCATTGAATGGTAGTGGAACTGTCCTTTTCGAGGTGAGAGGTCAAACGCAAATGATGGGACAAAAAGAAAGCGGGCGACTTATTAAAGCTGTTGAACGTGGACTTACGGGGATCATCAGCGCGGTTGCCGACGGTTCTGTAGAAGAATTGAATCCGGAAGATTACGAGAAAATTCCTCGCACATCATCTAGAGCGACAAACTGA
- a CDS encoding alpha/beta hydrolase, whose amino-acid sequence MTLHPQAKMFLDQLAAVSKGAPAIDQLTAEQYRMISAQMFSQTGGPPEEVAHVENVMILVDDGEINVRIYTPEGEGPFPVFVYLHGGGWVIGDLDVVDSTVRALTNASESIVVSIGYRRAPEFKFPTAPEDCYAALKWVAENISRYNGDPSFIAIGGDSAGGNLSAAVTLMAKDRGGPSIAYQVLIYPATNFAWNTPSMEENGEGYLLDKATIDWFTKHYLSEKDKTSPYASPILAKDLSGLPPALIITAQYDPLRDDGVLYADRLREAGVNVELSNYEGMIHAFFWMAGVMDAGREAIEQIGKAIQKNYTSEK is encoded by the coding sequence ATGACGTTACATCCACAGGCTAAAATGTTTTTAGATCAATTAGCTGCGGTAAGCAAAGGGGCTCCTGCAATCGATCAGTTAACTGCTGAACAATATCGCATGATTTCTGCTCAAATGTTTTCGCAAACAGGCGGTCCGCCAGAGGAAGTTGCACATGTAGAAAATGTTATGATTCTGGTAGATGACGGTGAAATTAACGTTCGTATTTATACTCCAGAAGGTGAGGGACCATTTCCAGTTTTTGTTTATCTTCACGGAGGAGGATGGGTAATTGGTGACCTGGATGTAGTGGACAGTACTGTGAGAGCTTTGACAAATGCATCTGAGTCTATTGTTGTTTCTATTGGATACAGACGTGCACCAGAATTTAAGTTTCCAACTGCTCCAGAGGATTGTTATGCTGCACTGAAGTGGGTAGCTGAAAATATTTCTAGGTACAATGGCGATCCAAGCTTTATTGCCATAGGCGGAGATAGCGCAGGAGGGAATCTTTCTGCAGCTGTTACACTAATGGCAAAAGATCGGGGCGGTCCATCTATTGCTTATCAAGTATTGATTTATCCAGCTACCAACTTTGCGTGGAATACGCCATCTATGGAAGAAAATGGCGAAGGTTATCTGCTGGATAAAGCTACAATTGATTGGTTTACCAAACATTATCTAAGTGAAAAAGATAAAACTTCACCTTATGCATCACCTATATTAGCAAAAGATTTAAGTGGATTGCCGCCTGCATTAATCATCACAGCACAATATGATCCTCTTAGAGATGATGGCGTCTTATATGCTGACCGATTAAGGGAGGCTGGGGTTAATGTTGAACTATCAAACTACGAAGGAATGATCCACGCTTTCTTTTGGATGGCAGGCGTAATGGATGCGGGAAGAGAGGCAATCGAACAAATAGGGAAAGCCATTCAGAAGAATTACACATCTGAAAAATGA
- a CDS encoding reverse transcriptase family protein, translating into MFRESFLYELSNKKFLSEIIQVDLSVLKNLEDLLETEKWKPYKLENKKRDLYNPTVQHKRALKRLVRSLYSITYPTYLYGGIKNKSYIDNAAIHKNNKYFLIADIEKFFPSTHESYVYDFFRNKMQMSIDISRILTLLVTYQHEEDSYRYLPQGFPTSPLLSFLAYSDMFKELEQFAETNNLVFSAYYDDLTFSSASFISKHLKRELALILRRYGFNLSTEKTRFQKRKANNITGVIVTKDGLKSPYKLTKKLMRLSSDLDNNLKNSSLTKEEIIVQLRRIRGCIIAIQSVDPSRNLQVYEKQINEVKRVHDVTFS; encoded by the coding sequence TTGTTTCGAGAAAGCTTTCTATATGAACTATCAAATAAGAAGTTTCTATCTGAAATTATACAAGTCGATTTATCAGTACTTAAAAACTTGGAAGATTTATTGGAAACAGAAAAATGGAAGCCTTATAAACTGGAAAACAAAAAAAGGGATTTGTACAATCCAACTGTTCAACATAAAAGAGCTTTGAAAAGATTAGTGAGGTCTCTATACTCAATTACATATCCTACTTATCTTTATGGTGGAATAAAAAATAAAAGTTACATAGATAATGCTGCTATTCACAAGAACAATAAATACTTTCTCATTGCAGACATTGAGAAATTCTTTCCTAGTACACACGAATCTTACGTATACGATTTTTTTAGGAATAAAATGCAGATGTCAATTGATATATCCAGAATATTAACGTTACTAGTAACTTATCAACATGAAGAAGATTCTTACCGATATTTACCCCAAGGATTTCCGACGAGCCCATTACTTAGTTTTTTGGCATATAGTGATATGTTCAAGGAATTAGAACAGTTTGCTGAAACAAATAACCTAGTTTTCAGTGCTTATTATGATGACCTTACTTTCTCTTCTGCTAGTTTTATATCTAAACATTTGAAAAGAGAATTAGCTTTAATTTTAAGGCGGTATGGTTTTAATCTAAGCACTGAAAAAACTAGGTTCCAAAAAAGAAAAGCTAATAATATAACGGGGGTTATAGTTACTAAGGACGGGCTCAAATCACCCTATAAGCTTACTAAAAAACTAATGAGGCTAAGTAGTGATCTAGATAACAATTTAAAGAACTCCTCTTTGACCAAAGAAGAAATAATAGTTCAGCTTAGGCGAATCAGAGGATGTATAATAGCCATACAATCTGTAGACCCATCACGAAATCTTCAGGTATATGAAAAACAGATTAATGAAGTAAAAAGAGTGCATGACGTTACCTTCAGTTGA
- the nhaC gene encoding Na+/H+ antiporter NhaC, whose amino-acid sequence MQLNKEMSFTLSVIPIITLIGAAALSIFYWKAGMHIPLLIGVIAAAVVAAICGWTWEEIQKMMVNGVARALPAIFILLVIGIIVGTWIGSGVIPTMIYFGLSIISPALFVPIVALVTGIVSITLGSSFTSIATIGIAFMVIGEGLGFPPGLVAGAIISGAFFGDKLSPLSDTTNIAPVMAETDLFSHIKHMLWDTLPAFLLSIILYWIIGTRFLTTHLIDTEGIHMIRAGLNDLFTIHPLLLLMPLLTIFLMLRRIPAIPALMGVGLLGAVLAVFVQGASVSSVVQMMQSGFSVESGIAALDSLLNHGGLVSMLGTIGLLVIATALGGILEETGSFAVLTRRMMAKVHTTGRLISSTILATFVIAFASGAQFLAIILPARTFVNKYKSMNIDTKNLSRCVEAAGTVGINLVPWSVPVVFAAGILGVSFNEFIPYTFFAFLVPLINILFGYTGWTITKKKYQPSTAMQKGAISQ is encoded by the coding sequence ATGCAATTGAATAAAGAAATGTCATTTACGTTATCAGTGATTCCAATCATTACATTAATTGGAGCGGCAGCACTTTCCATTTTTTATTGGAAGGCGGGTATGCACATTCCACTTCTCATCGGTGTCATTGCTGCCGCTGTCGTGGCCGCGATTTGCGGATGGACTTGGGAAGAGATCCAAAAAATGATGGTGAATGGTGTCGCGCGTGCGCTACCTGCCATTTTCATCTTACTCGTGATTGGGATTATCGTTGGCACTTGGATTGGTAGCGGTGTAATCCCAACAATGATTTACTTCGGACTCTCGATTATTTCACCAGCTTTATTTGTGCCGATTGTGGCACTCGTAACGGGTATTGTATCTATCACGCTCGGAAGTTCTTTTACTTCGATTGCGACAATTGGGATTGCTTTTATGGTCATTGGAGAAGGTCTTGGTTTCCCTCCAGGACTCGTTGCCGGTGCGATTATTTCCGGGGCATTTTTTGGGGATAAACTATCTCCATTATCTGATACAACAAATATTGCGCCTGTTATGGCCGAAACAGATTTATTCAGTCATATTAAACATATGCTTTGGGACACGCTTCCCGCATTTCTTCTATCAATTATTTTATATTGGATTATCGGGACGCGCTTTTTAACGACTCATCTCATTGATACTGAAGGCATCCATATGATTCGAGCAGGGTTAAATGATTTATTTACCATCCACCCACTCCTTTTGCTTATGCCGTTATTAACAATTTTTCTCATGCTCCGTCGAATACCTGCCATTCCAGCATTAATGGGCGTTGGCTTGTTAGGCGCTGTACTCGCTGTTTTTGTGCAAGGCGCATCGGTTTCATCAGTCGTTCAAATGATGCAAAGCGGATTTTCTGTTGAATCTGGCATAGCCGCACTTGATTCATTATTAAATCACGGCGGCCTCGTTTCAATGCTTGGGACAATTGGCTTACTTGTCATTGCGACAGCACTCGGTGGGATTTTAGAGGAAACCGGTTCTTTCGCGGTGTTGACGAGACGTATGATGGCAAAAGTACATACAACTGGTAGACTCATTAGCTCGACTATTCTTGCAACATTTGTGATTGCTTTTGCAAGTGGCGCACAGTTTTTAGCAATCATTTTACCTGCAAGAACTTTTGTTAATAAATATAAATCGATGAATATCGATACGAAAAACCTTTCACGCTGCGTGGAAGCTGCTGGGACGGTTGGGATTAACCTCGTACCATGGAGTGTACCGGTCGTTTTTGCGGCAGGGATCCTCGGCGTCAGTTTTAACGAATTTATTCCATATACATTTTTTGCATTCCTAGTCCCACTCATCAATATTCTATTTGGTTACACAGGGTGGACAATTACAAAGAAAAAGTATCAACCTAGTACTGCGATGCAGAAAGGAGCCATTTCACAGTGA
- a CDS encoding MBL fold metallo-hydrolase, whose translation MSKVILTVIGTAQDAGLPHPNCFCKNCSEAMQNPKYQRHAASLAIVLPEENAWHLIDATPDLKEQMANVQIQYNLQGQLMESIFLTHAHLGHYPGLLFLGREAIGAKGVPVFAGNKMKKLLEEHAPWSLLTKLENIKLEQIEDGRDVSISPNVSIKPVEVPHRNEFTETFGFWIKGPNKKVLYIPDIDQWHEWDQDIYDACKEADICLLDSTFYSVADLEKIGRSYGEIPHPLMTETMDRLQDLVSQTEIYFTHFNHSNPALDSDRQVRKQIEEVGFHIADEMIEFIL comes from the coding sequence GTGAGTAAGGTGATTTTAACGGTTATAGGAACTGCGCAAGACGCGGGGCTCCCCCATCCGAATTGTTTCTGTAAAAATTGTTCAGAAGCGATGCAAAATCCTAAGTATCAGAGACATGCAGCCTCACTAGCTATTGTGTTACCAGAAGAGAACGCTTGGCATTTAATCGATGCGACACCCGACCTAAAAGAACAAATGGCAAACGTACAAATTCAATACAATTTGCAAGGTCAACTGATGGAGAGCATTTTCCTTACGCACGCCCATCTAGGGCATTATCCGGGGCTCTTATTTTTAGGGCGTGAAGCAATCGGCGCAAAAGGTGTGCCTGTATTCGCTGGGAATAAAATGAAAAAGCTACTGGAAGAACATGCACCATGGAGCTTGTTGACAAAGCTTGAAAATATTAAGTTGGAACAAATTGAGGATGGACGAGATGTGTCAATTTCGCCAAATGTTTCTATCAAGCCGGTTGAGGTACCACACCGCAATGAATTCACAGAAACTTTTGGCTTTTGGATTAAAGGCCCGAATAAAAAAGTTTTGTACATTCCAGATATCGACCAGTGGCATGAGTGGGACCAAGATATTTATGACGCTTGTAAAGAAGCAGATATTTGCTTACTCGACAGCACATTTTATTCCGTAGCAGACTTAGAAAAAATTGGTCGTAGTTACGGTGAAATTCCACATCCACTCATGACAGAAACGATGGATAGATTACAAGATTTAGTTTCACAAACTGAAATCTATTTCACCCATTTCAACCACTCGAATCCAGCGCTCGATTCGGACCGTCAAGTACGGAAACAAATAGAAGAAGTTGGATTTCATATTGCTGATGAGATGATAGAATTTATTTTGTAA
- a CDS encoding CocE/NonD family hydrolase, translating into MVFNVRESNRSIKTKFPREVREIEHVWIPMSDGTKLAAKIWLPVDAEENPVPAILEYLPYRKNDFTALRDSIRHPYFAGHGYASIRVDMRGCGDSDGILYDEYLKQEQDDGLEVLTWIAKQPWFTGGIGMIGKSWGGFNGLQIAARRHPDLKAVITLCSTDDRYADDVHYKGGAMLASDMLWWASTMLAYNARPADPEVVGDSWRSNWLERLEKTPPFVEEWMRHQRRDEYWKHGSVCENYSDIDIPVYAVGGWADGYTNAIPRLLEGLKGPKKGLIGPWAHEYPEVAVPGPQIGFLQECLRWWDQWLKGEETGIMDEPMLRAWVQDSVTPETDYAMRPGHWVAENEWPPKNAQEKMYYLSGEQLSDVVTSEKEVIVSSVQEHGLYAGVFCPFGQPGDLSSDQRIENGLSTVFTSEPLEEPMEILGFPEFDVELTSDQMNALLTARLCDVAPDGSSTRVTWGMLNLTHRNSHEHPEHLVPGEKYTVTLRLNAVGHTLPKGHRWQLAISPTYWPHAWPSPKPVTLTVLANENTRLRLPIRSAKPVDNELKPFEHPETAEVMEREILREANRTREVRHNTITDEWVLDDFSDEGARRLIQNGIEYGSTNRNIYTIKSGDPLSAKVQCDWTLTVGRGEWQTSLATTSTMTADEDTFYLMNHITAFEGDKEVFTKTWKTEVPRDFI; encoded by the coding sequence ATGGTTTTCAACGTTAGAGAATCAAACAGGTCGATCAAAACAAAATTTCCGAGAGAAGTTCGGGAAATTGAACATGTTTGGATTCCGATGTCAGATGGAACAAAATTAGCGGCAAAAATTTGGCTGCCAGTTGATGCGGAGGAAAATCCAGTTCCAGCGATTTTGGAATATTTACCGTATCGGAAAAATGATTTTACAGCACTACGAGATTCAATTCGGCATCCGTACTTTGCCGGGCACGGCTATGCAAGTATCCGTGTAGATATGCGTGGATGTGGTGATTCAGACGGGATTTTATATGATGAATATTTAAAGCAAGAACAAGATGATGGACTAGAAGTGCTCACTTGGATAGCTAAACAGCCTTGGTTTACAGGCGGCATTGGTATGATTGGTAAGTCATGGGGCGGTTTTAATGGCCTTCAAATTGCAGCGAGACGTCATCCTGATTTAAAAGCGGTCATTACACTTTGTTCGACAGATGATCGTTATGCCGATGACGTTCATTACAAAGGCGGGGCAATGCTTGCATCGGATATGTTATGGTGGGCATCAACAATGCTTGCGTATAATGCTCGTCCAGCTGATCCGGAAGTGGTAGGCGATTCATGGCGTTCGAATTGGTTAGAGAGGTTGGAAAAAACGCCGCCATTTGTTGAAGAGTGGATGCGTCATCAAAGACGAGACGAATACTGGAAACATGGGTCTGTATGTGAAAACTATTCGGATATTGATATTCCTGTGTATGCAGTTGGCGGTTGGGCTGACGGTTATACGAATGCAATTCCAAGACTTTTAGAAGGATTAAAAGGACCGAAGAAAGGTTTAATTGGCCCTTGGGCACACGAATATCCTGAAGTGGCTGTACCTGGTCCGCAAATTGGATTTTTACAAGAGTGTTTACGTTGGTGGGATCAGTGGTTAAAAGGTGAAGAAACAGGCATTATGGACGAGCCGATGTTACGTGCTTGGGTTCAAGATAGCGTTACGCCTGAAACAGATTATGCAATGCGTCCAGGACATTGGGTGGCCGAAAATGAATGGCCGCCGAAAAATGCCCAAGAGAAAATGTATTATTTAAGCGGAGAACAGCTAAGTGATGTCGTTACTTCTGAAAAAGAAGTCATCGTATCAAGTGTACAAGAACACGGCTTATACGCAGGCGTGTTTTGCCCGTTTGGACAACCAGGAGATTTATCCTCCGATCAGCGTATTGAAAACGGTCTTTCCACTGTTTTCACTTCCGAACCCCTTGAAGAACCGATGGAAATTTTAGGGTTTCCTGAATTTGACGTGGAATTAACATCCGACCAGATGAATGCCTTATTAACAGCGCGACTTTGCGATGTGGCGCCAGATGGTTCATCGACGCGTGTAACATGGGGCATGCTCAATTTAACGCATCGAAACAGTCATGAACATCCGGAGCACCTTGTACCAGGTGAAAAATATACAGTGACACTTCGTTTAAATGCAGTCGGTCATACGTTACCGAAAGGCCACCGCTGGCAACTGGCAATTTCACCAACTTATTGGCCACACGCATGGCCATCGCCAAAACCAGTAACATTGACTGTTTTGGCGAATGAAAATACAAGACTTCGCTTACCAATTCGATCTGCAAAACCTGTGGATAATGAATTAAAACCATTCGAACATCCTGAAACTGCGGAAGTGATGGAGCGAGAAATATTGCGTGAGGCGAATCGAACACGCGAAGTTCGACATAACACAATTACCGATGAATGGGTGTTAGACGATTTTTCAGATGAAGGTGCACGTCGACTTATTCAAAATGGCATAGAATATGGCAGTACTAACCGCAATATTTATACGATTAAATCAGGAGATCCTTTATCTGCAAAAGTACAATGTGACTGGACATTAACAGTTGGTCGTGGGGAATGGCAAACTAGCTTAGCAACGACAAGTACGATGACAGCGGATGAAGATACATTTTACTTGATGAATCATATTACAGCCTTCGAAGGCGATAAAGAAGTATTTACGAAAACGTGGAAAACTGAAGTACCGAGAGATTTTATTTAA